In the Budorcas taxicolor isolate Tak-1 chromosome 1, Takin1.1, whole genome shotgun sequence genome, gctgccttaaaactcaacattccaaaaacaaagatcatggcatccggtcctatcactccatggcaaatagatggaaagacaatggaaacagtgacagagtttattttgggggggctccaaaatcactgcagatggtgactgcagccatgaaatttaaagatgcttgctccttgtaagaagagctatgaccaacctagacagcatattaaaaagcagagacattactttgccaacaaaggtccatcttgtcaaagctatggtttttccagtggtcatgtatggatgtgagagtctgactgtaaagaaagctgagcaccaaagcattgatgctgtggtgttggagaagactcttgagaatcccttggactgcaaggagatccaaccagtccatcctaaagaaaatcagtcctgaatactcactggaaggactgatgctgaagctgactctCCAATATTTGGcgacctgatatgaagaactgattcattagaaaagaccccaatgctgggaaagactgagggcaggagaaggggacgacagaggatgagatggttggatggcatcaccaactcaatggacttgagtttgagcaagctctgggagttggtgatgaacagggaggcctggtgtgctacagtccatggggtcacaaagagtcagacatgactgagcgactgaactgaactgaaaagcttaccaattttatcttttaaaaaaaggcttttggtttcattgatcttttctctcctttttttttttttctgtctctgtttctgcctGATCTTTATGACTCCCTTCCTTGTGCTATCTTCGGTCTTTGCTCTTCTTTAACTTTGTTGTTTGACACCTTGTTTGATTTACCTGATATATAGTAGACTGTATGAATTTGAAGCATACCAATGGattctatggatgtgagagctggactgtgaagaaggctgagcgccgaagaattggtgcttttgaactgtggtgttggagaagactcttgagagtgccttggactgcaaggagaaccaaccagtccatcctaaaggagatcagccctgggtgctcattggaaggactgatgctgaagctgaaactccagtactttgggcacctgatgcgaagagttgactcattggaaaagaccctgatgctgggagggattgggggcaggaggagaaggggacgacagaggatggctggatggcatcaccgactcaatggacgtgagttcgggtgaactccgggagttggtgatggacagggaggcctggcgtggtgcgattcgcaagaagtcggacacgactgagcgactgaactgaactgaatgaattctTTTCAGTGTGTATTAAACATGTAAAACAACTATCACAATCCCCCAAACTTTCTTCACGCCATTTGTAAATCTTACTCTGCTTTCCTTTTCCCCCCCATGCATTCCCAGACAGTCATTATATCCTTTCTATCCCTTTAGAGTTTGTTACTGGGTAAGGGGTTTAGTTCTTAAGACTGGGATTTGAGTGAAACTCATGAATTATCTCAAGGAGATATGCTGTTAAATGACCTGCCATGTATTTGTGAGCTACATGTGTCAAAGTGAAGAGACTTAACAGACAAAGCCTAAGTCCACATATCTCAGCTAATGCAGAGAGCACAGGCTGTACACTGTGATGAATAATTTTGAAGTCAGCACCTTACATCCTCTTTTAAATGGCTCATTCGTcacagaatgggcttcccaggaggcgccagtggtaaagaatctgccttcaatgcaggagatccatgttcgatcccttggtcaggaagatcctctggcgaaggaaatgggttccactctagtattcttgtccggagaatcacatggacagaggagcctggtgggctgtagtccatggggtcgtaacaagtcggacgtgacttagcaactttcacttccattgcagaataattacatatttaatGCCATCTCACCCATATGTATCTTAAGACCTTGATTATTCGCTTTTCAGTACTGATTAgcaccaaaggactgatgctagcaTAGCCATTTCCCACAAGCATCTGGACACACATACGCACAGAGTCGATATCCCACAACATTCTTGAGAACCAAGAGACAGTTATGTCCAAAAAGTACATGACCACAAAGAGACTCATGAGGAATAGAATGGTCTGGGTGGCCCTTTCTTCTGGGGATGCTTTTGGAGAAAGCTTGGTGCTCTGAAGATGCTGGGTCTGCCTCTTATGCCTGTACAAGAGAGTCACCATGTATCCACTTGAGAGGGCCATGAGCCCCAACAAGCAGATGTCTTGAATGGTCCTCAGTACAAACTGTACATACCTAAGGAAGTGAATCACGGGGCGAAGTGAGCAGGATTCAGTGACACGTAGAAGATGGGCTGAGGTCACGTTGGGGGTGGCAATAGTGGACAGTAAGAAGAAACCATTGATGAACATGTTGAAGACCCACAGGAAGAGAGTGCAATACAGATTGTGATGGGATGGGCGAAGTTTGAACTTGGCCAGACGGGAGTTTCTGGGGCTGAGGGTGATGGCCCGGAGGACACTCAGCAGGCAGGTGACACAAATGGAGAGGCCCCTCATCGAACTGTACAGGTAGACAACCAACTTACATTGGATGTCATCCCAGGTTTTCTGAGACCCGAAGGTGTCTGTAGCCATAAATGCCACGGTTAGTAGCATGACTATGTGGATTAGGGCCAAGTGACCAATGGTCAGGTCAGTGGACTTGGGTCTGTG is a window encoding:
- the LOC128048605 gene encoding vomeronasal type-1 receptor 90-like, whose product is MKKNRLSSFIDIRNAFFSEVAIGILANTILLLFHAHNFLLEHRPKSTDLTIGHLALIHIVMLLTVAFMATDTFGSQKTWDDIQCKLVVYLYSSMRGLSICVTCLLSVLRAITLSPRNSRLAKFKLRPSHHNLYCTLFLWVFNMFINGFFLLSTIATPNVTSAHLLRVTESCSLRPVIHFLRYVQFVLRTIQDICLLGLMALSSGYMVTLLYRHKRQTQHLQSTKLSPKASPEERATQTILFLMSLFVVMYFLDITVSWFSRMLWDIDSVRMCVQMLVGNGYASISPLVLISTEKRIIKVLRYIWVRWH